CATTGTGCAAGGATACCCATGTAGCCCCCCTGAAAGCATCTCCGATTACATTGTGTACAGCCATGTCTGCGGTGAACTTAGAACCGTCTCTAATATTAGCGGTCTCTCTAAAAGGCGAATCTGTGCCTGACACATCATGGTGATCCCTGCCCAAAACAATGCAATTTTTTAGTTCACCGTTCCTAATGGCTTTATTAAAGGCAAGAGCTATCTCAATCCTACCTTCAACATCTGAATACAGGATTCTTGATTTGCTCCCAACCACTGGTAAATGCTTTTCTGCAGTTCTAATCCAATTGAGATTGTCTTGATTTTGGGCTTTTGTATTGCCAGTTGTAACACCAATCAGTTTTTCCAAAACACCGGCAGCTATTTGATCTGTTTTTTCCAAATCATCTATACTCCCAGACATACATACCCAACGAAAGGGTCCAAATCCATAATCAAAACACATTGGTCCCATAATGTCCTCCACATAACTTGGATAACGATATTGATTTGGATTTGTAGAATCCCTGATGTCTGCACCTGCAACTCCAGCTTCTTTTAAAAAAGCATTTCCGTAATCCCAAAAATACATTCCGGTGCTGGATAACTGATTTATGGCTTGCACATGCCGCACAAGCGTCTTTCTGACTTCCTGTAAAAAAAGATCTTTATCTCTATTTAGAAGTTGTTTTGCCTCTTCAAAACTAAAGCCAACAGGACAATAACCAAGATCATCTATATTGTGAAGTGAAGTTTGATCAGAACCTAGATCAACATGAATTTGATGGGAAGCAAGATATTCCCACAAATCCACCACATTGCCGGCATAAACATAACTGACTGCTTCTTTTAGATTCTGTGATCTGCGAACTGCCACGATTAGTGGATCGAGGTCGTGGTAAACCAATGATTCTTGGATGTAGCCATCATCTATCCTTTGACGAATTGCATCAGGATCAACTTCTGCTAATATGCATACTGCCTTGCAGATAACAGAGGCTAAACTTTGAGCTCCTGACATACCACCTAGTCCGGACGTGACAAATAATTTTCCTTTTAAGTCTGAATCACCTAAACCATTTAGTCTACCTGCATTCAGTAAAGTAAGTGTTGTTCCATGGACTATTCCCTGAGGTCCAATGTACATAAATGAACCTGCTGTCATTTGACCATACTGAGTTACGCCAAGAGCATTGTATTTGTTCCAATCTTCTTTTTTACTGTAATTTGGAATCATCATGCCATTTGTCACCACGACCCTTGGTGCATTTTTTGAAGATGGATATAATCCCAAGGGGTGTCCACTATACAGTACGAGAGTTTGTTCCTCTGTCATTTCGGACAAATATTTCATGCATAGTCTGTATTGAGCCCAATTTTGAAAAACAGCTCCATTGCCGCCATAAGTAATTAACTCCTGGGGATATTTTGCAACCAACGGATCCAGATTATTTTGAATCATTAGCATGATCGATGCTGCTTGTTTACATTTGCATGGATAATCATCTATTGATCTTGCATATATTGGGTGGGACGGAATAAAGCGATACATATATATCCTACCATATTGCATCAATTCTTCACGAAATTCAAAGGCCAAAACTTCGTGCATACTCGCATGAAAATAACGCAGAGCATTGGCAATTGCTAATCTTAACTCTTCCTGGCTCAATAGGCCATTGATATTCCTCTTGGGTGCGTGAGCAAATTCCCGATTAGGCGGATTGTGTTCTGGTAAATAGTCAGGAATTCCTTGTTTTATTTCTTCTGAAAACGTGATTGATCTCATCTGCTATTATGGTTGATTTTGGTAATCATACAATGATTTGACAATGATTTGATCAGATCCTATTGCTGATTGGTTTGTTTGAATTTGAATTTCTCTGCTTTCGCCCGGCGCAAGGTCTATGAAATTTGGAAAAAAACGCAATCCATTTTGCTCGCGAAAATAAACTGCTTTTGCAAATTTGTCAGATTGAATTAAAAATTTGTAACCAGAAGAAGTTTTTTTAAAATTAGTTAAGTTGAAATTGGGTTTTAATAACTCAAGATCCTTGCATTTTTGAGGGAAGAAAATACTTTGTTCTTTTTTGCCAGAATATTCCCACTCCAACACACCTACCCATTTGATACTCCTATATTGGTCCAAAAAATCCGCCATCTGCATGCTTTGCACAGTTTGTGTCTGCTCATAGCCCGCCAGCAATTTTGTCTTCCAATTAAAATACTCATTTCCGTTAAAATCTCTTAAACTCAATTGGATAAAAAGACTATCTTCATAAATGAGATCGGAGGTGTAGCCAATCTTCCATAGATCATCTTCTATGGTTAAATGACAGAGGATGGGTTGAAATAAATGACTCACTTTATGATGAAGGGCCTTCCAGTTTCCGAAATAATCCATTCCAGACCAGGAAATTCCGGGCCAGCAATCATTGAGCTGCCAATACAAAGTACCCATACAATAAGGCTTTGATTTGCGATGTGCTAAAATAGCTTTTCCCATGCCTTCAGCCTGCATGAGTTGACTTAGGTATATAAAGCTCTCCAGGTCGGTAGGTTTTGGATAATCACGCGCCAAATAAGTCTGGATGGTCTGTTGGCCCTTTGGATGCTTTTGATGAGATAATAAAAATTCTGATTCAAGCTTTAATTCATGCTCGGGCAAATATTTTCGCAGAGTAGAAAGGTCTGGAAAACTTTGAAAACCCGCTTCACTCATAAACCGTGGAACCCTATGTTCGAAATCTTCAAATGGCAAACCATCATGCCAGATTCCCCAATCATGCGCATCGCCATCCGATTTAAATTTTGGATCGCCACGCCCGTATAAGGGTGAGGATTCAATATAAGAATGGTAATTGCCATGAAGCTTGACAAGTTCTGGTAAAATGTTATTAAATAGTTTTTGGTAATCAGACCAAATTCTATCTTTGTTTTTCTTAGACATTCCGATTTGCCATCCCCAGCGATGCCATCCCTCGTTGTTTTCATTGTTGCCACACCATAATGCAATACATGGATGTGAAGACAATCGGGTAACCTGCTCGTATGTCTCCGCCGCAACATTTTGCAAAAATTCTGGATCGCCAGGGTACATGGCACAGGCAAACATAAAGTCCTGCCACACCATAATTCCATGACGGTCGCAAGAAGAATAAAATGCGTCTTGCTCATAGGTCCCTCCTCCCCAAATGCGTATCATGTTGAAATGACTTTCTTTCAGACTTTTAATCCACGGATCTGGATTGGGATGGTAAAGCTCAACTGCATCAGCTGGTATGTAATTGGCCCCTTTTGCGAAAATTGGAAGGCCATTGACCTTAAAATAAAAACTCCTACCGTAATCATCAGGCTCCTGAATCAATTCAATGGTTCTGATGCCAGCTTTTACCGTTCGAATTATGGGCTGAACGAGAGAATCTGCATTCGTAATGGAAATTTTGGCGTCATACAAGTAAGGTTCGCCGGAACCGGAAGGCCACCATAATTTTGGATTTACAATATCAAATTCAAAGCGTTGTTGGTGCAGTCCTGACGGATAGTTGAAATCAAAACTGAAACTATCCTTGTCCATTGTCAGGTGTATTTTCCCATCGCCGGATAGAATACTTTTGGTTTTAAGGTCCAACTCTAGAGTTGCCACTTCATTTTCAAGTTTCTTGGTAAAAACACCAAAGGAAGAAACTTCAAACAATCCTGGAAATTCCAGAAATATTTTTTTCCTGATGGCACATGCCTGTAATTTTGGGGCAAAATCCCATCCAAAAGAAAACTGTGGTTTTCTCACCATCACTCTTTCTCCTCCGGGAAGCAGATGAGGCAACATGCGATACTTAGTTTCGGCGATTAAGGAAGTAGATGAGAAACGAATTTCCAATAGATTCCCATTTTCCTTTAGCAAATCCTTACAAGGGATTCTCCACTCCCTAAAGCTGTTGTCCGCACTCAATATTTTTACTTGGTTTAGAAAGATGTCCGCATACCCATCCAATCCACCCAGTACCAACTCAGCTTGTGGAAAGGAAAACCACGTGCTGTCAATTTCAAAAGTGGATCTAAACCACCAGCTCTTATCATCTACCCATGTTAATTTTGTCTCTTGATCCATCCAATATGGATTCAGAATTTTTCCTTCATTCATTAGTATGGAATAAATACTTTGTGGGAGACTGCATTTTTTCCAAATCTGATCTGTGGATTCTTTATATTCCCATTGATCAAGTTGTATGGCCAACTGTCCAACTGCATTGAAAGAATTAAAAAAAAACTGCGATAACATCGGGATCAAAAGAAGAAGATTTCTGGGAAATTTGCTTAACATAGTTCAAAAATAGAGGATTTGAATGAGCTATAGGGTAATTTGATCATAAAAAAAGCCCTCTGTGAAAACAGAAGGCTCTTTATTAACTTAAAGCGGTATATTAATTTACTGGACTGGTGTTCTCAGCTTTTGCTTTAGAACAACCCTTTGCATCCTTTTTAGAACAACAAGCTTTTCCCTTAGCTGCCGAAGAACATGCCTTGGCTTTTGCTTCTCCTTCATGAGATACTTCAGTAGATTGATTTACAAACATGGCTTTGCCCTCGTCATACATCACCTGAGTTGAAACAGACACTCCAGTTTCATCTACTGTATTTCTGTAAAAACTCACTTTCCCAGATTTTTCACAAACTTTCTTTTCAATAGTAGGATCCAACTCTGCTGCTTTCAGGGCAGCTTTTTCTGCACTAGCGGTTTTAGAAGCACAACAACCGGCCGCTTTTGACTTGGAGCAAGATTGAGCAGAAACTTGCACCATCCCTCCCAATAAGAATACAAATAAAACAAAAAATAAATTCTTCATAATTTAATGGATTTAACTAATTTTGGCTTAAAGATACAACTGTTTTCGAAGAAATTTAATGTAGTGAATCTTGTTTTTAACAATTATTTAAGTCTACCTAAGGTTAATGACTTCATAGATAATAGGTTATATTTATTTATCAGCTTAAGTTTTGTCATATGCTGTGCCTCCAACAGGACAAAAAATGAGCCAATGGATCTTCTTAGATTTGGGCACGGAGGCGGGGTGCTTGGTAAGGAATATGTCTTTTTCTTAAAAACTGATGGAACGATCTGGGACCAATCCGGGCTAAATGTGAAGTTGAGTTCCAATCAATTGAAGCAAGTTTTGAAAAATATTGAATTTGCCAAATTGAGAGATAGCCGATACAACCAGCCGGGCAACTTATATCAATTTGTAGAGATTGAAAACACTCAGAAGGAATGGACCAGAATCGCTTGGGACCCAAACAGTCCATACCTTCCGGATAAGTATTCCCTATTTTATAACTTTATGTACCATTTTCTTAAATCTTAGTGGCGTGAAGAAGTTTTATCTTTTCCTGATGCTGTTCGGCTCTTTTCTAAATCAGATGGATGCTCAGGTACTTAAAAAGATAATTTTTGACGGCAACATTGAATTGCCAAAAAGTCCAAAAGTATTAAGAAAAGGCAATAACTCATCAGGAAGAGGTCTTTATTTTCAAAAACCCATAAACTCAAATATAGGAAAACAGAAAATCCAAAATTTCCATCTAAAAAAGGCATTGGGGAAAATTGCGGATCTCAGGCTGGACGAAAACGGTCATCCAATTTGGTTGGAGACCAACATTGAGCTTATGCCAAGGAATTCTGAGACCAAAAAAGAATTATTAGAAGAAATTCTTTTAAATGAATTGGGCGTAAAGGATTCTGGAAGAATAAACTACCAGCTGTCCAAGATTTACAAAGATGAATTGGGTATTGAGCATGTGCAAATGCATCAACATATCAACGGTGTAGAAGTGTTGGATGGCGAATTCAGAATGCATTTATATCCATCTGGCAAATTGATCCTTCATGGAAGAATGGTTATGCCAAATGAAGCCATTAGCTTACAGAGGGGTAGAAATTTTGATATCAATAAGGTATTAGATAAATTTTATAGTGCAAAAGGAATTTTGCCAAAAAACTCAACCCATTCTTTGGTTTCAACAGGAATCCAATCCATGAAAAATTATTATTGGCGGCATCCTGATTGGAAATCTTGGCATCTTATCAGTTTGGTTAAAGTGACGCCCAATTTACAGGAACATTGGGAGTTATACATTGATTGTCAAACGGGAGATATTTTAAAATCAATTAAAAACACCTGTAGCCTTTTTTACAATCACTCGCACAATGAAACTTGTAAATCCACCAGCGATGATTTAAATGAATCAATTTTTCCAGGACCGGAAATGGGTTCTGGTTTTGACCTTTTAAATCAACGAAGGGATTTTGGAATCTGGCGAGAGGGTGGTCTTTATTATTTGATCGATGCCACAAAACCAATGTTTGATGCACAAACGAGTCGAATACCTAACAGTGGGGTAGGGGTAATTGTCACTCTGGATGGTTTGTTTAAAAGTGCCAGTTCAAATGAAATTGATTATATAACGAGTCCTGTGAATTCTTGGTCATCCGCTGTCGCTGTATCCGCACACTGCAATGCTGGTGTTGCTTATGATTATTTTCTGACCACCTTTGGGCGTAATTCAATTGCCAATATCGGAGACAATATTGTTTCTGTCATCAATATCACGGAAGACAATGGCCAAGCTATGGACAATGCTTTTTGGAATGGCAAAGCCATTTTTTATGGCAATGGCAACAAAGCATTTACCAGTCTGCCGAAGGCATTGGATGTAGCAGGACACGAATTGACCCATGGTGTTATTCAAAATGAAGCCAACTTGGTTTATGAGAATGAATCAGGTGCAATCAATGAATCCATGGCAGATATTT
This window of the Saprospiraceae bacterium genome carries:
- a CDS encoding glycoside hydrolase family 2 protein, whose product is MAIQLDQWEYKESTDQIWKKCSLPQSIYSILMNEGKILNPYWMDQETKLTWVDDKSWWFRSTFEIDSTWFSFPQAELVLGGLDGYADIFLNQVKILSADNSFREWRIPCKDLLKENGNLLEIRFSSTSLIAETKYRMLPHLLPGGERVMVRKPQFSFGWDFAPKLQACAIRKKIFLEFPGLFEVSSFGVFTKKLENEVATLELDLKTKSILSGDGKIHLTMDKDSFSFDFNYPSGLHQQRFEFDIVNPKLWWPSGSGEPYLYDAKISITNADSLVQPIIRTVKAGIRTIELIQEPDDYGRSFYFKVNGLPIFAKGANYIPADAVELYHPNPDPWIKSLKESHFNMIRIWGGGTYEQDAFYSSCDRHGIMVWQDFMFACAMYPGDPEFLQNVAAETYEQVTRLSSHPCIALWCGNNENNEGWHRWGWQIGMSKKNKDRIWSDYQKLFNNILPELVKLHGNYHSYIESSPLYGRGDPKFKSDGDAHDWGIWHDGLPFEDFEHRVPRFMSEAGFQSFPDLSTLRKYLPEHELKLESEFLLSHQKHPKGQQTIQTYLARDYPKPTDLESFIYLSQLMQAEGMGKAILAHRKSKPYCMGTLYWQLNDCWPGISWSGMDYFGNWKALHHKVSHLFQPILCHLTIEDDLWKIGYTSDLIYEDSLFIQLSLRDFNGNEYFNWKTKLLAGYEQTQTVQSMQMADFLDQYRSIKWVGVLEWEYSGKKEQSIFFPQKCKDLELLKPNFNLTNFKKTSSGYKFLIQSDKFAKAVYFREQNGLRFFPNFIDLAPGESREIQIQTNQSAIGSDQIIVKSLYDYQNQP
- a CDS encoding urocanate hydratase, with protein sequence MRSITFSEEIKQGIPDYLPEHNPPNREFAHAPKRNINGLLSQEELRLAIANALRYFHASMHEVLAFEFREELMQYGRIYMYRFIPSHPIYARSIDDYPCKCKQAASIMLMIQNNLDPLVAKYPQELITYGGNGAVFQNWAQYRLCMKYLSEMTEEQTLVLYSGHPLGLYPSSKNAPRVVVTNGMMIPNYSKKEDWNKYNALGVTQYGQMTAGSFMYIGPQGIVHGTTLTLLNAGRLNGLGDSDLKGKLFVTSGLGGMSGAQSLASVICKAVCILAEVDPDAIRQRIDDGYIQESLVYHDLDPLIVAVRRSQNLKEAVSYVYAGNVVDLWEYLASHQIHVDLGSDQTSLHNIDDLGYCPVGFSFEEAKQLLNRDKDLFLQEVRKTLVRHVQAINQLSSTGMYFWDYGNAFLKEAGVAGADIRDSTNPNQYRYPSYVEDIMGPMCFDYGFGPFRWVCMSGSIDDLEKTDQIAAGVLEKLIGVTTGNTKAQNQDNLNWIRTAEKHLPVVGSKSRILYSDVEGRIEIALAFNKAIRNGELKNCIVLGRDHHDVSGTDSPFRETANIRDGSKFTADMAVHNVIGDAFRGATWVSLHNGGGVGWGEVINGGFGMVIDGSDQSEENIRSMILWDVANGISRRAWARNPGALEAAEQIMKKNDNLLITKPNLVDSALLNKII